Proteins found in one Neodiprion lecontei isolate iyNeoLeco1 chromosome 6, iyNeoLeco1.1, whole genome shotgun sequence genomic segment:
- the LOC107226904 gene encoding protein MCM10 homolog, giving the protein MASDNDSDVGDLLEDLLANDETEDADASIQKSKPTESSLNFLEQETNIPSPHRYSTLGKKTMIHNGDTDSSDDEDKRDFENQNYSSSGREIKNILKSNASETNTSYPKTFKNTSGSFTKNHSTELCCPPDSTKTESKDIYCDPIFGLRIINPVVSSASLKERMTGRTPVTVSRIKYHLNTADLQTDWVIAGVLINKSGTRSSQKGNQYCIWKISDLSDGIKTVSLFLFGDAYKSFWKTNTGMVIGVLNPGVLDNKDENINEAALSVDNGQRIMILGVSKDMGVCKSKKKNGEPCTSIVNLHKCEYCIYHVQQEYNKCARRSDLQSSSNSRGVSTKNALQNKLLGKGETIYGGRSFTAVPAKRNFKMLEKDRARLELLQNPTPTRTNLQLSSNNVETKKKASLVELTSNQMKKDANRLAKLRGSLPKDQPSLPGSSTFSSLIISSSKTTMANSSPHTKPQLTFNKNSPVMAVPQLGVGLRGGFIDLSEPITKKNTDIAKMNAIKWIQRNGALKKNNPNKVRKTLDEKVELRGTKRQREITEDTDQASKKQTLVMNRFQEIMAATSRHTDLIEKSDEQAKEKYFSKLEIKEKMEDKMMSTYSIDCKAVKCLTCKYTAFSASDMCKDQKHPLRVTDAVKRFFKCGDCKNRTVTLDRLPSHSCKNCQSSNWIRTAMMDERKVEINENTLSIRGGEEKFIGSVVTNSSLNLLVPEYD; this is encoded by the coding sequence ATGGCTAGTGACAATGATTCCGACGTTGGAGATTTGCTAGAAGATCTGCTAGCAAATGATGAAACAGAAGATGCAGATGCATCCATTCAAAAATCAAAGCCAACAGAATCAAGCCTCAACTTTTTAGAACAAGAAACTAATATTCCTAGTCCTCATAGATATTCTACACTCGGTAAAAAAACTATGATTCACAATGGTGATACGGATTCATCTGATGATGAAGATaaacgtgattttgaaaatcaaaattactccagctCAGGTCGAGAGATAAAGAACATTTTAAAGAGTAATGCATCCGAAACAAACACCTCTTATccaaaaacatttaaaaatacatCCGGATCTTTCACTAAAAATCACAGTACTGAGTTATGCTGTCCACCTGACTCCACCAAGACTGAATCAAAAGACATATACTGCGACCCAATATTTGGGTTAAGAATTATAAATCCTGTTGTGTCTTCAGCCTCTCTAAAGGAAAGAATGACAGGTAGAACACCAGTCACAGTTTCTAGAATCAAATATCACTTGAACACTGCAGATCTCCAAACTGACTGGGTAATTGCCGGAGTACTTATCAACAAATCTGGTACACGCAGTTCACAAAAAGGAAACCAGTACTGTATCTGGAAGATAAGTGACCTGTCTGATGGTATTAAAACcgtatctttatttttatttggtgATGCCTACAAATCATTTTGGAAAACTAATACTGGCATGGTGATTGGAGTTTTGAACCCAGGAGTACTGGATaacaaagatgaaaatataaatgaggcAGCCTTATCTGTTGATAATGGACAAAGAATAATGATATTGGGAGTGTCTAAAGACATGGGAGTTTGTaaatcgaaaaagaaaaatggtgaaCCATGTACAAGTATAGTAAACTTACATAAATGTGAATATTGTATATATCACGTTCAACAAGAATATAATAAATGCGCCCGGAGATCCGATTTACAATCATCCAGTAATAGCAGAGGTGTGTCTACAAAAAACGCTTTGCAGAACAAGTTACTAGGTAAAGGTGAGACTATATATGGTGGACGTAGCTTTACGGCAGTTCCAGCtaagagaaattttaaaatgttAGAAAAAGATCGGGCTCGATTGGAACTTCTACAAAATCCTACCCCAACAAGAACAAACTTGCAATTATCAAGTAATAACGtagaaacgaaaaagaaagcAAGTTTGGTTGAATTGACGAGTAATCAGATGAAGAAGGATGCAAACAGATTAGCTAAGCTAAGGGGATCACTCCCAAAAGATCAGCCATCTTTACCTGGAAGTTCCACATTTTCATCATTGATTATTTCAAGCAGCAAAACTACTATGGCTAATTCTTCTCCTCACACGAAACCACAATTaactttcaataaaaattcacctGTAATGGCTGTTCCGCAATTGGGAGTTGGACTGAGGGGGGGATTCATTGATCTTTCTGAACCAATAACCAAGAAAAATACAGATATAGCTAAAATGAACGCTATTAAATGGATTCAGAGAAATGGGgctctaaaaaaaaacaatccaaACAAAGTTCGAAAAACTTTGGATGAGAAGGTTGAGTTACGGGGCACTAAGCGACAAAGAGAAATTACTGAAGACACTGATCAAGCTTCCAAGAAACAGACGTTAGTAATGAACAGATTTCAAGAGATAATGGCAGCAACGTCGAGGCACACTGACCTAATTGAAAAATCCGATGAAcaagcaaaagaaaaatatttcagcaaATTAGAAATTAAGGAAAAAATGGAAGACAAAATGATGAGCACATATTCAATAGACTGCAAGGCTGTCAAATGTCTCACCTGCAAATACACTGCATTTTCAGCTTCGGATATGTGTAAGGATCAAAAGCATCCATTGCGAGTTACTGATGCTGTCAAGAGATTCTTCAAATGTGGAGACTGCAAAAATAGAACAGTAACTTTAGATAGATTACCCTCTCACAGttgtaaaaattgtcaaagttCCAACTGGATTAGAACTGCAATGATGGAcgaaagaaaagttgaaatcaatgaaaataccTTGAGTATCCGTGGAGGAGAGGAGAAGTTTATAGGATCAGTTGTGACAAACAGTTCTTTGAATCTCTTGGTTCCTGAGTACGACTGA
- the LOC107226894 gene encoding eukaryotic peptide chain release factor subunit 1 isoform X1, with protein MSNEETSADRNVEIWKIKKLIKSLEMARGNGTSMISLIIPPKDQISRVSKMLADEFGTASNIKSRVNRLSVLGAITSVQHRLKLYTKVPPNGLVIYCGTIVTEEGKEKKVNIDFEPFKPINTSLYLCDNKFHTEALTALLADDNKFGFIVMDGNGALFGTLQGNTREVLHKFTVDLPKKHGRGGQSALRFARLRMEKRHNYVRKVAEVATQLYITNDKPNIAGLILAGSADFKTELSQSDMFDPRLQAKVIKLVDVSYGGENGFNQAIELAAESLQNVKFIQEKKLIGRYFDEISQDTGKYCFGVEDTLRALELGSVETLICWENLDIQRYVLKNHTNAEEKVLHLTPEQEKDKSHFTDKESGVELELVECQPLLEWLANNYKSFGATLEIITDKSQEGSQFVRGFGGIGGVLRYKVDFQSMQLEDTEVESFDLDDY; from the exons ATGTCGAACGAAGAAACTTCGGCCGATCGCAATGTAGAGATCTGGAAAATCAAGAAGCTCATTAAAAGTCTGGAAATGGCACGTGG AAATGGTACAAGTATGATTTCGTTAATTATACCACCAAAGGATCAAATATCCCGAGTAAGTAAGATGTTGGCTGATGAATTTGGTACAGCATCAAATATCAAATCTCGTGTGAATAGATTATCTGTACTGGGTGCAATTACGTCCGTTCAACATAGACTGAAGCTATATACTAAAG TGCCGCCAAATGGATTAGTAATATACTGTGGTACTATTGTGACAGAGGAAGGCAAGGAAAAGAAAGTAAACATCGATTTTGAACCATTCAAGCCCATCAACACATCTCTTTACCTGTGCGATAATAAG TTTCATACAGAGGCTTTGACAGCTCTCTTGGCAGATGATAACAAATTTGGATTTATAGTTATGGATGGTAATGGAGCGTTATTTGGTACACTGCAAGGGAACACCCGTGAAGTTCTCCACAAGTTTACTGTTGATTTACCGAAAAAGCACG GTAGAGGAGGACAGTCAGCGCTACGTTTTGCTAGATTACGAATGGAGAAGCGACATAACTATGTCCGCAAAGTGGCTGAGGTTGCAACCCAACTTTACATTACCAATGACAAACCTAATATAGCTGGTCTAATTTTGGCTGGAAGTGCTGATTTCAAGACGGAACTGAGTCAGTCCGACATGTTTGATCCT agATTACAAGCAAAAGTAATCAAACTAGTTGATGTGTCATATGGTGGTGAAAACGGATTCAATCAAGCAATTGAATTAGCTGCCGAATCTTtacaaaatgtgaaatttatcCAGGAAAAAAAGCTCATAG GTCGATACTTTGACGAGATATCACAAGATACGGGGAAGTATTGCTTTGGCGTGGAAGATACATTGAGAGCATTGGAATTAGGAAGTGTTGAAACGTTGATATGTTGGGAAAATTTAGATATTCAGAGATACGTACTGAAAAATCATACCAATGCTGAAGAAAAAGTGTTGCACCTTACGCCAGAGCAAGAAAAGGACAAATCACACTTTACCGATAAAGAG AGCGGTGTGGAACTGGAACTAGTTGAGTGTCAGCCACTTTTGGAATGGCTCGCAAACAATTACAAAAGTTTTGGTGCTACTTTGGAAATTATTACAGACAAGTCTCAAGAAGGTTCCCAATTCGTCAGAGGGTTTGGTGGAATAGGAG GTGTTTTACGGTACAAAGTGGATTTCCAAAGTATGCAGTTGGAAGATACCGAAGTTGAAAGTTTCGATCTAGATGACTATTAA
- the LOC107226894 gene encoding eukaryotic peptide chain release factor subunit 1 isoform X2: MSNEETSADRNVEIWKIKKLIKSLEMARGNGTSMISLIIPPKDQISRVSKMLADEFGTASNIKSRVNRLSVLGAITSVQHRLKLYTKVPPNGLVIYCGTIVTEEGKEKKVNIDFEPFKPINTSLYLCDNKFHTEALTALLADDNKFGFIVMDGNGALFGTLQGNTREVLHKFTVDLPKKHGRGGQSALRFARLRMEKRHNYVRKVAEVATQLYITNDKPNIAGLILAGSADFKTELSQSDMFDPRLQAKVIKLVDVSYGGENGFNQAIELAAESLQNVKFIQEKKLIGRYFDEISQDTGKYCFGVEDTLRALELGSVETLICWENLDIQRYVLKNHTNAEEKVLHLTPEQEKDKSHFTDKESGVELELVECQPLLEWLANNYKSFGATLEIITDKSQEGSQFVRGFGGIGGILRYKVDFQSLQADEPLDDVDLDDY, translated from the exons ATGTCGAACGAAGAAACTTCGGCCGATCGCAATGTAGAGATCTGGAAAATCAAGAAGCTCATTAAAAGTCTGGAAATGGCACGTGG AAATGGTACAAGTATGATTTCGTTAATTATACCACCAAAGGATCAAATATCCCGAGTAAGTAAGATGTTGGCTGATGAATTTGGTACAGCATCAAATATCAAATCTCGTGTGAATAGATTATCTGTACTGGGTGCAATTACGTCCGTTCAACATAGACTGAAGCTATATACTAAAG TGCCGCCAAATGGATTAGTAATATACTGTGGTACTATTGTGACAGAGGAAGGCAAGGAAAAGAAAGTAAACATCGATTTTGAACCATTCAAGCCCATCAACACATCTCTTTACCTGTGCGATAATAAG TTTCATACAGAGGCTTTGACAGCTCTCTTGGCAGATGATAACAAATTTGGATTTATAGTTATGGATGGTAATGGAGCGTTATTTGGTACACTGCAAGGGAACACCCGTGAAGTTCTCCACAAGTTTACTGTTGATTTACCGAAAAAGCACG GTAGAGGAGGACAGTCAGCGCTACGTTTTGCTAGATTACGAATGGAGAAGCGACATAACTATGTCCGCAAAGTGGCTGAGGTTGCAACCCAACTTTACATTACCAATGACAAACCTAATATAGCTGGTCTAATTTTGGCTGGAAGTGCTGATTTCAAGACGGAACTGAGTCAGTCCGACATGTTTGATCCT agATTACAAGCAAAAGTAATCAAACTAGTTGATGTGTCATATGGTGGTGAAAACGGATTCAATCAAGCAATTGAATTAGCTGCCGAATCTTtacaaaatgtgaaatttatcCAGGAAAAAAAGCTCATAG GTCGATACTTTGACGAGATATCACAAGATACGGGGAAGTATTGCTTTGGCGTGGAAGATACATTGAGAGCATTGGAATTAGGAAGTGTTGAAACGTTGATATGTTGGGAAAATTTAGATATTCAGAGATACGTACTGAAAAATCATACCAATGCTGAAGAAAAAGTGTTGCACCTTACGCCAGAGCAAGAAAAGGACAAATCACACTTTACCGATAAAGAG AGCGGTGTGGAACTGGAACTAGTTGAGTGTCAGCCACTTTTGGAATGGCTCGCAAACAATTACAAAAGTTTTGGTGCTACTTTGGAAATTATTACAGACAAGTCTCAAGAAGGTTCCCAATTCGTCAGAGGGTTTGGTGGAATAGGAG GAATCCTGCGCTACAAAGTTGATTTCCAATCACTGCAGGCTGATGAGCCACTTGACGATGTTGACCTCGATGATTACTAA
- the LOC107226898 gene encoding chromobox protein homolog 5 isoform X2, with translation MRKLSMKSKRGRSGTCSDGDSEENGAGVRAVGDDESSEHDTSKIKKTPKKGRKSQTESNKQTEGTENPTDEQENGSPVKKRKKDSQKVSVPSTSEDKASTSVDKLTDEEYEVLKIVGQRTIKGRRQFLVRWKGYDEESWEQEKNLNCPQLIEEYLADIADSGIVEKSQKTSRTPKESRDAAKPKTPKSGGKKKSNIHAEAEHNQNHRVDTNKASNDDDEKTTEDTKEFEVEKILEVYFHKKNKTREFLIRWKGFSSAEDTWEPEENLNCPELISRFMDKVEVAKKTELRELRTNPAHTKRYTLMSTEPGRRLSRRNTNKQRATYHQCDE, from the exons ATGCGAAAATTGAGTATGAAAAGTAAACGCGGTAGATCTGGAACGTGTAGTGATGGTGATTCCGAAGAAAATGGCGCCGGCGTTAGAGCTGTCGGCGACGACGAATCCTCAGAACATGACACttcaaaaattaagaaaaccCCAAAAAAGGGTCGTAAGTCTCAAACTGAATCTAATAAGCAGACTGAGGGTACGGAGAATCCGACAGATGAACAGGAGAACGGGTCTCCTgtaaaaaaacgcaaaaaagaCTCACAGAAGGTTTCCGTTCCTTCCACATCCGAAGACAAGGCGTCCACCTCCGTAGACAAGTTAACAGACGAAGAGTATGag GTTTTAAAAATAGTTGGACAACGTACTATCAAGGGGCGCCGCCAATTCTTGGTACGCTGGAAAGGATATGATGAAGAGTCATGGGAGCAAGAAAAGAATCTAAATTGTCCACAGCTTATTGAGGAATATCTTGCAGATATTGCAGATAGCGGTATTGTTGAGAAAAGCCAAAAAACTTCAAGAACACCCAAAGAGAGTAGAGATGCTGCTAAGCCTAAAACGCCAAAGTCTGGAGGCAAAAAGAAATCCAATATCC ATGCTGAAGCTGAACACAATCAAAATCACAGAGTAGATACTAACAAAGCTAgcaatgatgatgatgaaaaaactACTGAGGATACTAAAGaatttgaagttgaaaaaattttggaggTATACTTccacaaaaaaaataagacgCGGGAATTTTTAATTCGATGGAAAGGATTCAGTTCGGCTGAAGATACCTGGGAACCTGAAGAGAATCTCAATTGTCCAGAACTAATATCAAGGTTTATGGACAAAGTGGAAGTTGCAAAAAAGACTGAACTTCGTGAACTACGAACAAATCCAGCCCATACAAAGCGATATACCCTAATGTCAACTGAACCTGGGCGAAGACTCTCACGTCGCAATACCAACAAACAACG TGCAACATACCATCAGTGCGATGAGTAA
- the LOC107226898 gene encoding heterochromatin protein 1 isoform X1: protein MRKLSMKSKRGRSGTCSDGDSEENGAGVRAVGDDESSEHDTSKIKKTPKKGRKSQTESNKQTEGTENPTDEQENGSPVKKRKKDSQKVSVPSTSEDKASTSVDKLTDEEYEVLKIVGQRTIKGRRQFLVRWKGYDEESWEQEKNLNCPQLIEEYLADIADSGIVEKSQKTSRTPKESRDAAKPKTPKSGGKKKSNIHAEAEHNQNHRVDTNKASNDDDEKTTEDTKEFEVEKILEVYFHKKNKTREFLIRWKGFSSAEDTWEPEENLNCPELISRFMDKVEVAKKTELRELRTNPAHTKRYTLMSTEPGRRLSRRNTNKQRESLTASVRSNLSACNSLFEE, encoded by the exons ATGCGAAAATTGAGTATGAAAAGTAAACGCGGTAGATCTGGAACGTGTAGTGATGGTGATTCCGAAGAAAATGGCGCCGGCGTTAGAGCTGTCGGCGACGACGAATCCTCAGAACATGACACttcaaaaattaagaaaaccCCAAAAAAGGGTCGTAAGTCTCAAACTGAATCTAATAAGCAGACTGAGGGTACGGAGAATCCGACAGATGAACAGGAGAACGGGTCTCCTgtaaaaaaacgcaaaaaagaCTCACAGAAGGTTTCCGTTCCTTCCACATCCGAAGACAAGGCGTCCACCTCCGTAGACAAGTTAACAGACGAAGAGTATGag GTTTTAAAAATAGTTGGACAACGTACTATCAAGGGGCGCCGCCAATTCTTGGTACGCTGGAAAGGATATGATGAAGAGTCATGGGAGCAAGAAAAGAATCTAAATTGTCCACAGCTTATTGAGGAATATCTTGCAGATATTGCAGATAGCGGTATTGTTGAGAAAAGCCAAAAAACTTCAAGAACACCCAAAGAGAGTAGAGATGCTGCTAAGCCTAAAACGCCAAAGTCTGGAGGCAAAAAGAAATCCAATATCC ATGCTGAAGCTGAACACAATCAAAATCACAGAGTAGATACTAACAAAGCTAgcaatgatgatgatgaaaaaactACTGAGGATACTAAAGaatttgaagttgaaaaaattttggaggTATACTTccacaaaaaaaataagacgCGGGAATTTTTAATTCGATGGAAAGGATTCAGTTCGGCTGAAGATACCTGGGAACCTGAAGAGAATCTCAATTGTCCAGAACTAATATCAAGGTTTATGGACAAAGTGGAAGTTGCAAAAAAGACTGAACTTCGTGAACTACGAACAAATCCAGCCCATACAAAGCGATATACCCTAATGTCAACTGAACCTGGGCGAAGACTCTCACGTCGCAATACCAACAAACAACG CGAGTCTCTGACTGCGTCTGTAAGAAGTAACCTCTCAGCTTGTAATTCACTATTTGAAGAATAA
- the LOC107226902 gene encoding dolichol kinase isoform X1 translates to MEAFLKSYNNFNVKLFQSLTDNNIQPRKNSGLGLWLAPLVGLSAAITILREDSSYSEICLLTGITGIGLVMSCLCLILRLSTETAAVKDFQVLYFLPAMFTSVLFLLFGEKGLLVSVTWGLGVGTFGTWGILQLMSYFPGCFTIGEASAVMQAATLFLLSTAANIPLRYHLPPIHNQDIATVILQVAVLFVATVAILCNAFPLLRSPGPFYAISFGILLLGAVPLLHLLLDQSPLLWLLGFIFEKIDRVFMVLYWLLCLALGIGVISYQILCNSKATTSARKSFHVLALMVYIPGLISEPTLLYVASGLVMALFLMLELMRLCNVPPLCEVLQQGFSVFGDEKDTLISLTPLYLLAGLSFPLWLPASNLTLLSLLSGVLTIGIGDTAASVVGSKYGKHKWSGSLKSVEGTVACISSQLFVLYSLASFGFFDDFWLLLRATLAVIAVSFVEAWTDQVDNLVLPILTYLVFVV, encoded by the exons ATGGAAGCTTTCCTCAAAAGTTACAACAATTTCAATGTGAAGTTGTTTCAAAGTTTGACCGATAACAATATACAGCCGAG AAAAAACAGTGGACTTGGACTATGGCTTGCACCATTGGTTGGGCTCAGTGCTGCAATCACAATCCTGAGAGAAGATAGCAGTTATTCAGAGATATGTTTACTTACAGGAATAACTGGAATAGGTCTCGTGATGAGTTGCCTTTGCCTTATTCTTCGTTTATCCACAGAAACAGCGGCTGTTAAAGACTTTCAAGTTTTATATTTCCTGCCAGCAATGTTCACATCTGTATTATTTCTACTCTTTGGAGAAAAAG GATTGCTTGTGAGTGTGACATGGGGCTTAGGTGTTGGAACATTTGGCACATGGGGAATCTTGCAACTGATGTCTTATTTTCCTGGTTGTTTCACAATTGGTGAAGCATCAGCAGTGATGCAAGCTGCTACTCTCTTTCTACTATCCACAGCTGCCAATATACCTCTAAGATATCATCTGCCTCCAATACATAATCAAGATATCGCCACTGTCATACTACAA GTAGCCGTTCTGTTTGTAGCAACAGTTGCTATTTTATGTAATGCATTCCCATTGTTACGCTCACCGGGACCATTTTATGCAATAAGTTTTGGTATTCTCCTGCTGGGAGCTGTTCCACTTTTACACTTGTTGCTCGATCAAAGTCCACTTTTGTGGTTGTTGGGTTTTATCttcgaaaaaattgacagG GTATTCATGGTGTTGTACTGGCTACTCTGTTTGGCACTGGGGATAGGAGTGATATCCTATCaaattttatgcaattcaAAAGCTACAACTTCAGCCAGAAAATCATTTCACGTGTTAGCTCTGATGGTATACATTCCTGGCTTGATCAGCGAACCAACCCTACTCTATGTCGCCAGTGGTCTGGTAATGGCCCTATTTCTAATGCTAGAG CTAATGAGACTTTGTAATGTACCACCGCTATGTGAAGTTCTACAGCAAGGCTTTTCTGTATTTGGCGATGAAAAAGATACACTTATATCTTTGACACCGTTATACTTGCTAGCAGGACTTTCATTTCCTCTATGGTTACCAGCCAGCAATCTAACATTATTATCTTTGCTAAGCGGAGTATTGACTATCGGCATTGGCGATACAGCAGCCAGTGTTGTTGGCAGCAAGTATGGCAAACACAAATGGTCAGGTTCATTGAAATCCGTAGAAGGAACAGTTGCTTGTATTTCTAGCCAACTCTTTGTCCTGTATAGCCTTGCATCGTTTG gtttttttgaTGATTTCTGGCTATTGTTACGTGCCACACTGGCTGTGATTGCTGTTTCGTTTGTTGAAGCATGGACAGATCAAGTGGATAATTTGGTATTGCCAATTCTGACCTATCTTGTGTTTGTTGTTTAA
- the LOC107226902 gene encoding dolichol kinase isoform X2, whose amino-acid sequence MSCLCLILRLSTETAAVKDFQVLYFLPAMFTSVLFLLFGEKGLLVSVTWGLGVGTFGTWGILQLMSYFPGCFTIGEASAVMQAATLFLLSTAANIPLRYHLPPIHNQDIATVILQVAVLFVATVAILCNAFPLLRSPGPFYAISFGILLLGAVPLLHLLLDQSPLLWLLGFIFEKIDRVFMVLYWLLCLALGIGVISYQILCNSKATTSARKSFHVLALMVYIPGLISEPTLLYVASGLVMALFLMLELMRLCNVPPLCEVLQQGFSVFGDEKDTLISLTPLYLLAGLSFPLWLPASNLTLLSLLSGVLTIGIGDTAASVVGSKYGKHKWSGSLKSVEGTVACISSQLFVLYSLASFGFFDDFWLLLRATLAVIAVSFVEAWTDQVDNLVLPILTYLVFVV is encoded by the exons ATGAGTTGCCTTTGCCTTATTCTTCGTTTATCCACAGAAACAGCGGCTGTTAAAGACTTTCAAGTTTTATATTTCCTGCCAGCAATGTTCACATCTGTATTATTTCTACTCTTTGGAGAAAAAG GATTGCTTGTGAGTGTGACATGGGGCTTAGGTGTTGGAACATTTGGCACATGGGGAATCTTGCAACTGATGTCTTATTTTCCTGGTTGTTTCACAATTGGTGAAGCATCAGCAGTGATGCAAGCTGCTACTCTCTTTCTACTATCCACAGCTGCCAATATACCTCTAAGATATCATCTGCCTCCAATACATAATCAAGATATCGCCACTGTCATACTACAA GTAGCCGTTCTGTTTGTAGCAACAGTTGCTATTTTATGTAATGCATTCCCATTGTTACGCTCACCGGGACCATTTTATGCAATAAGTTTTGGTATTCTCCTGCTGGGAGCTGTTCCACTTTTACACTTGTTGCTCGATCAAAGTCCACTTTTGTGGTTGTTGGGTTTTATCttcgaaaaaattgacagG GTATTCATGGTGTTGTACTGGCTACTCTGTTTGGCACTGGGGATAGGAGTGATATCCTATCaaattttatgcaattcaAAAGCTACAACTTCAGCCAGAAAATCATTTCACGTGTTAGCTCTGATGGTATACATTCCTGGCTTGATCAGCGAACCAACCCTACTCTATGTCGCCAGTGGTCTGGTAATGGCCCTATTTCTAATGCTAGAG CTAATGAGACTTTGTAATGTACCACCGCTATGTGAAGTTCTACAGCAAGGCTTTTCTGTATTTGGCGATGAAAAAGATACACTTATATCTTTGACACCGTTATACTTGCTAGCAGGACTTTCATTTCCTCTATGGTTACCAGCCAGCAATCTAACATTATTATCTTTGCTAAGCGGAGTATTGACTATCGGCATTGGCGATACAGCAGCCAGTGTTGTTGGCAGCAAGTATGGCAAACACAAATGGTCAGGTTCATTGAAATCCGTAGAAGGAACAGTTGCTTGTATTTCTAGCCAACTCTTTGTCCTGTATAGCCTTGCATCGTTTG gtttttttgaTGATTTCTGGCTATTGTTACGTGCCACACTGGCTGTGATTGCTGTTTCGTTTGTTGAAGCATGGACAGATCAAGTGGATAATTTGGTATTGCCAATTCTGACCTATCTTGTGTTTGTTGTTTAA
- the LOC107226893 gene encoding synaptotagmin-4, translated as MVGGVLEDGPLIRPVDSVSTATLVALCIGATLLVCVAVATWWLCRRRRGHTKLGPDKSLAFRPPHRKPTAVKSPGSTSHYLKKSPSPTGPAKSPPGSGSHTPSPIGTQPMQQANNQSTQPRSPQGAGTPVQTPSGEITLTIENERDKAELENNEKTDNVNANRDSNKDGLGQLEFKLRYRSEQNALAVTVVKCKDLPARGTNATRDPYVKLQLLPDKQHRVKTRVLRNTKDPVYDEDFTFYGISQNQLQKMTLHFVVLSFDRYSRDDMIGEVVCALSSVPGLEQVDNQQLALCREICPRSLKIQSQGRGELLVSLCWQPGASRLTVVVLKARNLPKMDVTGLADPYVKMYLLYNSQRIAKKKTHVKKRTLSPVFNESFVFDIPSGGDGLGSVSLEFLLLDWDRVTKNEVIGRLELGSAKSQGSALNHWNEVRSSPRRQIADWHKLRE; from the exons ATGGTCGGAGGAGTTCTCGAAGATGGTCCGCTGATACGGCCGGTTGATTCTG TTTCAACCGCCACCCTCGTAGCGCTATGCATTGGTGCAACTCTGCTTGTATGCGTGGCTGTCGCCACATGGTGGCTGTGCCGTCGACGCAGAGGTCACACCAAGCTGGGACCAGACAAATCTTTGGCCTTTCGACCGCCCCACCGGAAGCCTACGGCGGTAAAGAGCCCCGGGAGTACCAGCCACTATCTTAAAAAAAGTCCGAGCCCAACTGGTCCGGCTAAAAGCCCTCCAGGTTCCGGAAGTCATACACCAAGCCCCATCGGGACACAGCCTATGCAGCAGGCAAACAACCAGTCGACGCAGCCTCGTTCGCCCCAGGGTGCTGGCACCCCCGTGCAAACACCATCCGGAGAAATAACTCTAACTATtgaaaacgagagagacaAAGCTGAGCTTGAGAATAACGAGAAGACCGATAACGTAAATGCGAATCGGGACAGCAACAAGGATGGTCTGGGTCAGCTGGAGTTCAAGTTACGATATCGGAGCGAGCAGAACGCGCTCGCTGTTACTGTGGTTAAATGCAAAGACCTTCCGGCTCGAGGGACAAATGCTACTCGCGATCCTTATGTCAAACTGCAACTTCTACCCGATAAACAACACCGGGTGAAAACCAGGGTTCTTCGTAACACCAAAGATCCCGTGTACGACGAAGACTTCACCTTCTACGGTATATCCCAGAACCAACTACAG AAAATGACACTTCACTTCGTGGTCCTCAGCTTCGACAGGTATTCACGCGACGACATGATCGGTGAAGTTGTCTGCGCATTGTCATCTGTCCCCGGTTTGGAACAGGTTGACAATCAGCAATTAGCATTGTGTCGTGAGATTTGTCCTCGGAGTTTGAAG ATACAATCGCAGGGAAGAGGTGAGCTTTTGGTCTCACTTTGCTGGCAACCCGGTGCCAGCCGCTTAACGGTAGTTGTTCTAAAAGCTCGCAACCTTCCAAAGATGGATGTGACTGGGTTGGCAGATCCCTACGTAAAGATGTATCTCCTCTATAATTCTCAACGCATTGCAAAGAAGAAGACACACGTCAAGAAGCGAACTCTTAGCCCTGTCTTTAATGAGTCCTTCGTATTTGATATACCCAGCGGTGGTGACGGCCTCGGAAGCGTCAGCTTAGAATTTCTGCTACTTGATTGGGATCGCGTGACCAAAAACGAG GTGATCGGCCGGCTCGAATTAGGGAGCGCGAAGAGTCAGGGGTCGGCTCTGAACCATTGGAACGAAGTGCGCAGTTCTCCGCGACGACAAATTGCTGATTGGCACAAACTGAGGGAGTAA